TGTTGTgtgttttggttttgtttttggaGTGTTGTTTGGGTAGGTTTTTGGTGGAGAAGAATAGCTTGAGAATCACTTCTCCAAAATCATTGAAAGGTTCATATGAATGTGCAATTGGGAATTTTGGAGTGCCTCAGTATGGTGGAACATTGATTGGTTCTGTGTTGTATCCGAATGTGAATCAGAAAGGGTGCAGAAACTTCACTGATTATGATGCTTCGTTTCAGTCCAAGCCTGGAGTTTTTCCTACCTTTCTTCTTGTTGATCGTGGAGGTTAGATTTTTGTTTGTTCTTTTAATCTCTTATTGCATGTTTGAATTGGTAGTTAGATTGATGAATTCATTGTGGgattgtgattttgttgaagtgcTAAAGTTTAGTTTCACCAAAATCGTGATGGTTCATAGTGATTATGTCAATGACATTGTTAATATTAACATGCAATTAATGTTTGTGAATCTCATAAGTGTTAAAATAAGATCAATGATTTGTAAATTATTTAAGATTTTTGTGGTGGGTTTTGTTCCAATGATATGGTTTTGCTTGCTTTAATTGTCGTATTTTGGATATGTTGGTAGATTTTTAAGACTTAAGCACGATTACATTCTTATAATTCGATTCGTTTCTAAAACATTTCATGAGAAAGCACTTCCCTGGTAATTTTGGTAGATTGCTACTTCACTTTGAAGGCGTGGAATGCGCAAAATGGTGGAGCAGCGGCTATTGTTGTAGCGGATGACAAAGAAGAAACGCTTATCACCATGGACACTCCTGAAGAAGGGCATGTTGCGAACGATGATTATGTGGAAAAGATTAATATTCCTTCTACTCTTATCAGCAAATCCTTGGGGGACAGAATCAAGAAGGCTCTTTCAAAGGGTGAGGTTGTTAATATAAATCTTGATTGGAGAGAGGCTCTTCCGCATCCGGATGACAGAGTTGAGTATGAGTTATGGACGAATAGCAATGACGAATGCGGTACAAAGTGTGACAATCAAATTGATTTTGTGAAGAGCTTTAAAGGCGCGGCTCAGTTTCTTGAGAAGAAGGGGTTCACTCAATTTACTCCTCACTTTATAACTTGGTATTGCCCTAATGATTTTCTCTTGAGCAATCAATGCAAGTCTCAGTGTATAAACAACGGGCGATACTGTGCTCCGGACCCTGAGAATGATTTCAATAAAGGGTATGATGGAAAAGATGTCGTTCTTCAGAATTTACGCCAGGCTTGCTTCTTTAAAGTGGCAAATGAAAGTGGAAGGCCTTGGAAATGGTGGGACTATGTGAGCGACTTTTCAATCCGTTGCCCCATGAGAGAGAAAAAATACACAGAAGAATGTTCAGATCAAGTTATTAAATCTCTTGGTAGGTTGAGCATTTGGTGCCTCTTTGCATACACCTTGCATAATGCTTTTTATTTCACATCCCCCTCTTCTCTTCCATTTACTTTTCAGGTTTTGATATTGAGAAGATAAACGACTGTGTTGGGGATCCTGATGCTGATGTTGAAAATCGTGTTCTCAAAGCCGAACAGGATTTACAGGTTGGTTTCCTTAAATGCAAACTGTTTTACCGTATTCTTTCTTGTCCACTATTTTTGCCCATTGAGTTGTTCCATGATTGTATATTTGTATTGCATTTTGTTCCAACTTCGGTTTCAGATTGGCAAAGAGTCTCGGGGCGATATTACTATACTTCCTACTCTTGTTATAAACAACAGACAATATAGAGGTATGAGGTAGCTTCTGTAGAAGATATCGAaaccattttttaattttattttagaactGAAGTTTTAACTGCTTTTAGGTAAGTTGTCAAGACCAGCAGTTCTTAAGGCAATATGTTCAGGTTTCGAAGAGACCACTGAGCCATCAATTTGCTTAACTTCAGGTCTTCATTTCACAAACTCTTTAATTTGACTTATTGATATTCGATCTTGTTCAGAAGCTAAAAATCTTACTGATTATTGTGATTATTATTGCAGACATGGAAACAAACGAGTGTTTGGAAAACAATGGTGGCTGTTGGCAAGATAAATCTTCTAACATTACCGCGTGCAGGGTATTTGGTTAACTGAACCTTGTCAGGCACATTATTGCAAAAGCTGTATCGCGTTTTTGGTTCTTTCGTTTGTAACAGTCCGCTTGTGTTTTTCTTATCGTAGGACACTTTTCGAGGAAGAGTATGTGAATGCCCTATTGTAAAAAATGTGAAGTTTGTTGGGGATGGATATACTCACTGTGAAGGTAAATTTCTACTTTGAATTCAGATAAAGTGCTCCATTGTAGATTCTAGATTCTACATTTTTAAAACCCGTAAAAAGAAGTGCGAAAAGAAAACACAAGCCTAGCTTCTCAAAGTAACTTTCCAGACAAAACAGTTTTAATATTGTTTTCTTGTTTCATTCTCATTGGGAAATCAAATTTCTTAACAGCTTCAGGAGCCTTAAGCTGTGAATTCCGTAATGGAGGTTGTTGGAAACAATCCCACGGTGGAAGGCTTTACTCTGCTTGCCATGTAAGCTATCTtgttcatcttttttattttgtaCACGATTTTGGTTTCGATGGGTGGAAGTAAGATCAATTTGCTAGATATTAACTGTCATCTATTTCCCCGTTTCCTAACTGATAACGCAGGATGACTATAAAAAAGGCTGCGAGTGTCCGTCAGGGTTCAAAGGCGACGGAGTTTTATCATGTGAAGGTACTTACACATCAGTGAGAGTAGCTACTTCTCTTGAAGAACTAGTGCATAATGGTTCCATGCATTGCGGACCAGATTCCGGCCGTTGTCGTTAATATATTGATTCTGTTGCAGATATTGATGAGTGCAAAGAAAAGTTAGCATGTCAGTGTCCACAATGCAAATGCAAAAACACCTTTGGGAGTTACGAGTGCAAATGCAATAGCGGTCTGCTCTACTCACGAGAGAATGACACATGTATTGGTGAGTCTCTTCGATTTTCTCTCTTTCTATCACTTCCAAAATCAATGGTGTGACTTGTAAGGAATAATTTGCTTCATTTTTACTAATCATAGTAGATATTATTCTCAATCATTTggtatattataatttataaatgcAGGTAGATATACTTCTTCAGTGCCGAGTATTTGGATGATTATACTTGTCGCGGTTGTTACTCTTTCTGGAGGATATGCTTTTTACAAGTACAGAATCCAGGTATGATTGTTGCAGACTTAATGTTTTCTTCTTTTAATAATATATCAATACCATTGCCACATTGAGAAAGCAGAATAGTTGTGAATATTTTGGTACAGACCGAGTTTCGCAATTCTTGAGTCGAGTAGGACCACATATAGACATAGCCTTTCTAAATTCTTCTCTCTACCGGATCCTAAGAGTCTCTACATCACTGACATTACATATTTACATTCCGACTTTATGCACTGCCATCTTGAAACTGTTTGTTTTCTTTGTGCAGAGATACATGGACACTGAGATACGTGCGATTATGGCGCAATACATGCCTTTGGATAATCAACCTCTTATTATTCCTAATCAAGAAGCTCGTCATGATATCTAGGAGATGTTGATCTTTTTCTGAGAGGAATATTAGTCTTTAAGTTAGGACAATCTCTACAGCTAGACAAAGATAGAGGTGATTTGTTTCTTTAGCTATATCACTTTTGTAAAGTTGAATAATGTGGTTGTGAACTGTCCTGATTTTGTTTTGAGGTAGTAGGAGTATTTATATGAAATTTATGTTCTTTTACCTCCTGATTTGCCTCTTCACTTgcattatattaaatttttttagaacATTTATGGGACTTTTTTGACACACGTCATACAAGTATTAGACATTGACGTATGTTGGGCAGGACACCACGTCCGACGCGCATACTCCTGGAGATGATCACGCTTACAAGAATAAGTGAAGAGTGAAGGAGAATTAATGACATGCTTTGGCAACACAATCATATGGCTTTCTTGACCATTTTCACTGGGGCAATGTATGGGCAATATATTCTGCTCGAGTAGTCGTTAACAGGATTGTTGATTGTAGATTTGTCTTCCAGTTGATAGATGTTCCAAACATTACAAACACAAAATCTGGTAGGGATTTTTCAAGTGATCACCTTACCTGCATAGTCTGAATCTACAAAATCCTCcaaatcctttttcttttgagttGATTTTGTGTACTTTAAACCACCCTTTAAATAACCAATCAAATACCTCAGCGCTCACGTCAAAGCTTCTCAATGTACCTAACTAGGATTTGCCAAAAAAGTTACTTACCatacttactgcatatgctaatTTTGGTATACTACAAACTATAGTATACATAATTCTTCTAATTCCACTTGTTAATTTTGGTCTACTACAAACTATATTATACATAATTCTTCGAAGGAGTACTCTATATTATCTTCTTCGAAGGAGTGCTCtatattatcttcttctcttccttAGTTAGAGGATATTGCTTAATAGAAGTTTTGTGTGATGACTGATGACTCAATgcagttttgatgattttaatattttgcattttAAATCACTCCATTACATTTTTCAAGTAATTAAATTGAGATAAGAACAATTCCCTCTTTTCGTGGCCTCTTATGATATTCATCTCCAAAATTATTTTAGCTTCACAAAAACCTTTCATCTTAAATTCACCATTCAATATCTTCTTAAGTTTACCGATCTCTATATTGCTAAAGATTCTATATTGCTAAAGATTGAGATCAAAATATTATAAACATACAAAAGGAGGTAGGGAGTGACATTCTCATTCCTATTCTGCATGTATACACAATTGTCATAACTACTTCTGacaaaattatgtttaaaaaaaaattatcaaaccGGCAATACCCACTACCTTTGACTTTGCATCAACCCATACAAATATTTCTTCAACAAACATACCTTTGTCTTATCCTCTACAAAACCTTCAGGTTTTTTAATGTAGATTGTCTCTTCAAGGTTTTCATGTAAGAAACGTGTTTTGACATCTATATGTTCCAACTTTAGACTATTATTGATTCACAATAGCCATAAGTACTCTTATAGAACAATTTTTTACCACATGTGAAAATATTTCATTATAATCATcatttgattttgtgatatttcttttggATATATCTTAGTAATTATcgcaggtcaagaagatttaatttGGAACAAGTTTCATATCTCCAATAGTACACAAGTTGCCAAAATTGGATGCATCACTCAGCTTGTAGATCAAGAAATATCTGGATGCAGATTTTGAAGCCCATGGACTCCAGAGATGTATCTTAAGAAAAAACCTAACCTAATTTTTTTTTGCGAACTTTCACCATTTGTAAATTAGGGGAAGGTTAGAAGTCTTAAGTTTTAAGAGTCTCTTGTGTAATTGTAAGTCACCCTTGTATCTTTTGATACTTGTGGTAGACGTAATGCTCTCCCTCATAAGCCTTTAGGTAATGGGTAGAGTAttattctcactcttgaagcttttaagcaaaagagttGAGTTTTTGTATTGGAAGTGTAATCTTCTCGTTGAGTTGTTTTTTTTATACAGTCATTGGGATTGGGACTGTTAGATATCACTGAGGTGATTTAGGAAGTGAGATGGTGATTTCTCATATCTACATGTCGATTTCTAGGTATAAGTTGCACTGGGTAATGGTTatgtgagaagttgtaaactgggattGTTTAGATTTAAATTGATACTTctaatagtgaatttccttcttggcttggtagcccccagagtaggtgattTTTCACCGAATTGGATtaacaattctctgtgttgttTATCATTCTGCAATTTCAATTCAGTATCAATCACAGCTTGAAGAATCTGTTCAGTTTGAAGACAGGTGTTGTAACATATGTCATGACATTGTTCTGATGTTAGGACATCATTATTAACATGTTTTTCCTGTACCataaatttcaattggtatcagagcaggcatccagGTCCAATAGATGAGCTTCAGGGAGTATTTTTCTAGTAATATTGTTCTTGGTGGAAGGGTAGAATACTAGCATTTTGGCTATCAATGGACAACAGATCTTGAAGAATTGTCAGGATAGGAGAATCCTGATGCTGGAGAGATAGAAGGGAACAATTTGAGTTGGCTCTTTGTCACTCGGAAATTATCAACTTTATTATTAGTGGAATTGGTAAGCTCTATGTATCACTTTTATTGTGGTCAAAGATACTTGGGagtctctcaagtccactcataaaggcacatTTAAGTGTGATTGGAAGGAAACAGTTAAAAAGATaagatgatcaagaagaagaTAATCTGGTCTTTATCCTAGATGTTTGACATGAAAGTGACAAGCCATTAAAGAACAACAAGATAATTCTTTTTGTTTCCAACTTTTAGGATCATATGTCCTGGTCTCTTATGAAGGGTTTCTTATTACTATTGTGTTCCTTATAAGAAAATCAAATCAAGTGTTGAAAAGATAGACAAAAAGTCTATACCAAGTGTCCAAAATATATGTACTGACTTCAACAAGTCTGTGATTCTAAAGAAAGGCTGGAACTGGAGTATAGATCAATCAATGTCAAAGCATTCATATGAGTGTGATTACCTTGGATCTCTGTGAAGCAGAATTTCATACTTGTCTCAAGAACAATTATATAGGTTTTCTATTTCTTGGCTTAATTAGACTGGAAGATGGACTTCAGATAAAGATTTCTATTTGAAGAATTATCCCATGATGTGCTTGCTGTTTTATTCAAAGATCTGTGTAACTAGAATAAAACGGGTTGTCAACCATGAAGAAATAGGAGGTGATTTATTTCTGATCTTATGTccaaagagaatgaagaactatCTACTGTCTATAACTTGCAGGGTGAAGTGACTCTATTAATCCTAAAACTTGATATCTTTATCAAGTCTGTAAGGATAGTTCAGAACATTTGGAGGTTTCTTCAAGTGGAAAGATGTTTGGAAGCCtaacaaaattagggtttttcatgcTAAAATTAGCAATGAGAAAACTCAAGTGACAAAATGATGTTTTCATCAAAAGGCAAGCTGAGTCAAGGATGTCAATCTTAATGTCTCAGCATTGTGCTAGACATTAGAATTCTCCATCTAAAGGCAGATACTTTCGTTAAAGATATGTCTTATGTGAAAAAGTTAATTTTAATAGTTTTTGTCTTCTTTGAAGGTCAAAACTAGCATTGATTAACCAAGCAGTGGTTAATACTCAAGGAAGGTGATAACTGCCTTATCTCTCGTACCCTTTTTAGAACTTCAACTAAGATAATTGGTATTTTTGTACTAATTATTCCAGACACTTGACTGGAGTAAAAGTGTTTTTGGTGGTTTGTGTAGTCTCATTCTATCAACTGTTACTCTTGTTGTTGATACTAAAAGGGAAAATAAGGGCATTAGATAGCTAAAGATTACATGATGAAGTATCTAAGTTTGGGTAATTTTTTCTTCTTACTAAAGTACTGATGACTATTGTGATAAACATAAGTCAGTTGAGTGATCAAGATCTGAACGTATTTATCATCAAGGGAGAATGTTTTGTCTCTAATGAGATGTATGAAGTTCCTTTGAGGATTTAAAAACAATTGTTGTTTATGGACTCCATAAGTATTTAATTGTGTATTTTCTTACTTGATGTTCATGGAAGATGAAGTCAAGATGTCACACCAGAAGATGCAACATCAGATAGTTACAAAAGTTGTAGAATCTATTCTATGGATCTGATTAGTCTAATGCAAGGTGAGTTTCTTGGTGAATAGAAACAAGTATAATCCTTTTCTTTGTGATCTATAGCAACAGAAAATATATTATCTAAgaatttttcaaaggttcttatCTCTCCTTGAATGAGAACAAGGTATGTTTCTAAGTTACCCTATCGAGAGAAGTACTTTTAGTGATGATTAACTTCAGGACCAAAGTCAATGATTTATTCATTAAGAAGGGTATTGATGTTCAATGTAACACTCGGTTTTCGTTATTCAATAATTTAGTGTTGTTGATTTATTGGATAATTTTCCTTGATGTTATATGATGATTGTGGTATTGGAGGGTATGTATCCTTAGAATAGAAGGCAGTGCCTTTGATTTAGAAGTTGTAGAATCAAATAGATATAGTTAGCTGTAATTATTTATTTCGTTTGATTTATTAGAAGATtagatgatttaatatgattgaaataagaattattattgagattgaataataataataataataacgatAGAATAATTGATTAAATAGTAATTGGGCCATAAAATGTGTTAGTTAAGCATTGAGGGGAGGTGTAATGTTAAGCCCATTAGAGATATGAAAGTTAgtaagaaattaataaaataaggtaattaaaaaaaattgagggaAGTTGCACAATTTTGGAAGAGAGCGTGAAATAGAGAGAAAGTGAGCTACGGCAAAGGGAGAACCTCCATTGGTAGAgcaaattttaaagaaaatggaAAATCTAAGGGTGGGgctcttactctctaagggttggcatgataaTGCGTATAGTAGAGATTATGTTACATAATCCTATATCCATGAATGTGTGAAGAATTTGAGGTTTTAATGTGTTTATGGATGTTGAGAATGAATTGTGATGTGTGTGAAAATCATAGAATTGATGTTTGTATGTGAATAATTCTATGATGTTGGTATTTGCGTTGAAAAACTGTGATTATTAGTGATTTTCGTATGGGGAAAGTATGGGTTTGAGGGGTATTGAAGGGTTGAGGTTCGTAGCAGCAAAACAACAAATTTTTAGGTCTACTACAGCAGGAACCGGTTTCCCAAATAAGGGAACCGATTTCCCAGAGTTTTTGGAGCAAAAACTGTGATTTTTAActaggggaaccggttcccctaatagaggaaccgggttccattGAGTCGAACCGATTTTtcttaaaaacttcaaaaatccataacttttgactcgggtgtccgtttgacgcgccgtttggaccgttggaaagctatAATAAATTCCTATCTTATAAAAATGAATAGGGAACCAGTATAAAATTATGTAATATAACTTATACTTGTTGTACGTGTTTGATCTGTATGAGCTAATAATGATGTTGTATGCTTGATGCAATTAGTTGTACGAATTCGATCTGTATGAGTTGATAATGATGTCTTGtgatgaattaaaaaataaatatgcttTTATTAATAAGATTAATTAACCATGACATGAAGTTACTTGACTTGTGTACTATGATGTTTGTTGTtattatgatgaattgatgatgttatgatgatgtGTGTAATATGAATTCTGTAATGAGGTATGAATAACACGATGAATTGATGTTATTATAATGATGAAGTGATAGCCTATATTGGAATTTTTTTTAAGGCTTATTCCTTGTGTTCTCATTATGGTTTTCGTTGTGTTGCAATTTATAATGTCGCATTTATCGAGTCACATACTTTTGCATACTTTACGACGGCCTGGACTGGAAAACTGCGATGAaggtttatgccttgttgatgcctctattaattgacaATTTAGCAATGAAAGCTTATGcattgttgatgcctctattaattggcaatttAGAGATGAGGGTTTATGCCCTGATGATATCACATGCATCTGCGCATTGTCGGTTGCATTGTATTATCATGGTTAtggtatgattgatgaattatttgTTGTTAATGATTAACAATGTGTTGTTGAATGATGAACGATGTTAATGTTGTATGAAGGGgtaaaattatgtatgatctatacctcctatattatttattatgcattcctttatattgtaaaatatctcaccccttctgtttgaatgttacccctatgttggtaacgtgcaggtaatcaggAATGAAGGCTAAATACCTTTGGTATTTGAGTTATTatcgtcgctctgatacgtaacactcgggtgGGGATGAATGCTATTATTTTCTATTTGTTTCTTTGTTGAAATTTTAGTTGTTTATTGGAGTATGCTTATAGCCTGAAACTGATTTTGTTGGATTAAGATGCCATGATATTTCTAAGATTGAATATGTTGAATTCCGTTGTGTAATTGAAAGTTGTTTCTTTTGAAGACAATATCATTTTGAATGGTTCATCTgtttatatgtgttatgtatctattatGATTATGAGCAATTGTTTGtgttatgaagtaaatgtgacatcctggtttcgATGAATTGTTTTCGAATGAAGGATTTTATACTCTGGTTGTTATTAATATTTGACGGGATAAATCAGGGTGTTACATTCAACGAGATGTTTGAACATCGTGGCAGCAGTTTATTACTCCATACATTGTGGAAGACTATAAAAGATTGGGAGGCTTTGAATAAGAAAGTTATCAAGAAAACAACTGGTTGTTTAAAAAAAGGGGGTTCATTATTCAAAGTTTATTTTGGCATGTGATCATCAGTTATTTCAAGGATGAAATATATAATGATTGTGAGTCTTGAAGTAAAACGCTATTCGCCAAATTTAAAGAAGATTGTATTATTTGAGGATTTTCTGGTCACTTGGATTAGAATTAATTGAATCCTGGTATATCATTAAGATTAGGTACATTGTTCAAGAAATATGAGTTTTACAATTGGGTTGGTTACTAAAAGAGTACAATGTCAAACTAGATGCTATGGCATTGTAGTGTAATTTGCTACTGCAGTTAGGGTACAAGGATCTTGTTCTTCTTACAGAACAAAGTCATTGGTTCTGTCATCATTATGTCAAGGGTCTTTCTACATGCAAGTATTGGCATTCCTATGCTTTCTATGGCTAAGAAGCTTTAGGAAGTATTATTCATCATAACTTGAGGTGCAATTTATATTGAGAAAATAATGGGTAATTTTGGAATTGGACTACTGAGGAAGTATGGTAATAATTATTTAGACAATTGTGCCAACTATATTCCCTCACCTAGTGATATGTGCAGTCTCAGAAGAATCAATTTCAATGGCATGAAGAATGTCATTTCAAATATTGTAACATTTTCCAATAGTCAAAGCTTGGAAAAAGAGAAATTTGAACAAGAACGTGTCTCTCTCCCATGGTGAGTGGtgttgtaacacggtgaactgacttttttatcgaaatgtcgcggttaagcaagagtcgccaccgacttttattttatccaaattatcataaaggctaaaagaacaggaaaaaccttttaaatagaaactgagttcggggggtaattatgcaaagggaaggtgtaaggcaccctttgcatccatggttttccatgggctcttaattgctttgctcgttttgaaaccaaaagtttagaaatgtagaagaagaaaataaggactttagctcgtaaatgagcgtagccttattggagttttttgagaagagtgtagaaaaaggaatttaaaccagagcatgcaattaagggcaaattaccttgatatttgtaaaaagattcttttagcctttcagggctatccataccataggggGGTAGGAAGTAATTTTATTTgaaggttgaagggtcgtcgaattatcgttcgccataagactgtccctaacCATAGAGAGGCAAGTactctaagggaaggatcagaatagcctttttcgtttaggcaaccagaggatacctcatccctttgtaggcaacttccgagggacgagatcatatttagcgtatcgaaggcagcgtcattagggacttatgatctttgcattaatcgAGACAacgtggctgaggtatcctcgtattcgagggacatggctattctgcaaaaaaaacaaggcaacaaggcaacaggcaacaaggcaacaaaagaggttaccccaaaaggtgcgtgggtgcaacaatcacgtgattaattcagaaatttaatcttataattagtgatgctaatttagttcaagacttgcactccctaagattactaaccgcacaataatataatatgcagattaagtgcctttaaggccaagCAATACATCCTCAAAACAGTTacaaataatatggggaagggaaaaagaaaccagtggatttgactcaagtaataattaaagcggAATAAATAAggttaagatttagggttaccgactattgagctttggcggttggctaacCTTGAAaaagtgggaaaagagaaaataaaaaaagaaggaGTGAGTGTATGGACAGTTCATTTGCCAAATaacgttaaccctaatttaataaaaaaatggcaaaaagaaattaaatagatatgaaaaagacttagctttgatttgatctgatatggttcgtagtcggaggtagcctcaaggctaaccctgaaaaatgggcaaaaataaataaaagatgtgAGCacaaaagagtccattgacttgcGAGGTTTTCACCCTAATAACCATTTTATAATGTGAATAaagatttaaataataaaatgaaagaaaataaaagtcgggacttagcttcatAAAAGGCATGGCGCGTAGTTGGAAGAAACCCtgatgctaaccctgaaaaaaaa
The sequence above is a segment of the Vicia villosa cultivar HV-30 ecotype Madison, WI unplaced genomic scaffold, Vvil1.0 ctg.000236F_1_1_3, whole genome shotgun sequence genome. Coding sequences within it:
- the LOC131625793 gene encoding vacuolar-sorting receptor 1-like, giving the protein MSIKLNLLLCVLVLFLECCLGRFLVEKNSLRITSPKSLKGSYECAIGNFGVPQYGGTLIGSVLYPNVNQKGCRNFTDYDASFQSKPGVFPTFLLVDRGDCYFTLKAWNAQNGGAAAIVVADDKEETLITMDTPEEGHVANDDYVEKINIPSTLISKSLGDRIKKALSKGEVVNINLDWREALPHPDDRVEYELWTNSNDECGTKCDNQIDFVKSFKGAAQFLEKKGFTQFTPHFITWYCPNDFLLSNQCKSQCINNGRYCAPDPENDFNKGYDGKDVVLQNLRQACFFKVANESGRPWKWWDYVSDFSIRCPMREKKYTEECSDQVIKSLGFDIEKINDCVGDPDADVENRVLKAEQDLQIGKESRGDITILPTLVINNRQYRGKLSRPAVLKAICSGFEETTEPSICLTSDMETNECLENNGGCWQDKSSNITACRDTFRGRVCECPIVKNVKFVGDGYTHCEASGALSCEFRNGGCWKQSHGGRLYSACHDDYKKGCECPSGFKGDGVLSCEDIDECKEKLACQCPQCKCKNTFGSYECKCNSGLLYSRENDTCIGRYTSSVPSIWMIILVAVVTLSGGYAFYKYRIQRYMDTEIRAIMAQYMPLDNQPLIIPNQEARHDI